In Gemmata obscuriglobus, a single genomic region encodes these proteins:
- a CDS encoding DinB family protein, with protein sequence MPLTGELARIDDELRRAYDGECWHGPPLREVLKGVTAAAAAAKHPQITHSAWALVNHLAAWVGVVANRITEWRPITEPDAGDFPPVIDTNEVAWAAALDDLDRQHRKLLGVVAGLDAAKLDATVPGKPYPVAVMLHGTAQHYAYHAGQIALLKKLVG encoded by the coding sequence ATGCCACTGACCGGTGAACTCGCACGCATTGATGACGAACTCCGCCGCGCCTACGACGGCGAGTGCTGGCACGGGCCGCCGCTGCGGGAGGTGTTGAAGGGCGTCACGGCGGCGGCCGCCGCGGCCAAGCACCCGCAGATCACGCACTCCGCGTGGGCGCTGGTGAATCACCTCGCCGCGTGGGTCGGGGTTGTCGCGAACCGCATTACCGAATGGCGGCCGATCACGGAGCCGGACGCGGGCGATTTCCCGCCCGTTATAGATACGAACGAAGTGGCGTGGGCGGCCGCGCTCGATGACCTGGATCGCCAGCACCGGAAACTGCTCGGCGTGGTTGCCGGGCTTGACGCGGCGAAGCTGGACGCCACCGTACCGGGCAAGCCGTACCCGGTGGCGGTCATGCTGCACGGGACCGCGCAGCACTACGCCTACCACGCCGGTCAGATCGCGCTGCTCAAGAAGCTGGTGGGGTGA
- a CDS encoding winged helix-turn-helix transcriptional regulator, translated as MKRKSLENEECPLARSLDAIGDAWSVLIVRQAFAGDRRFGEFEKSLGVAKNILTVRLRKLVALGVLEQVTVEGSAYQEYVLTEKGRGLFLVLMAIRQWGEGCGGDNPFVLVDKRDRKPVRPLAFHAHDGRELGPDDMELRPAAESGCQAGPARRVTPPAS; from the coding sequence ATGAAGCGTAAGAGTTTAGAGAACGAAGAGTGCCCGCTTGCCCGGTCCCTGGATGCGATCGGCGACGCGTGGTCGGTGCTGATCGTGCGGCAGGCGTTCGCCGGGGACCGCCGGTTCGGAGAGTTCGAGAAGAGTCTCGGGGTGGCCAAGAACATCCTGACGGTGCGGCTGCGGAAGCTGGTCGCACTCGGGGTGCTCGAACAGGTCACGGTTGAGGGGAGTGCGTACCAGGAGTACGTGCTGACCGAGAAGGGCCGCGGGCTGTTCCTGGTTTTGATGGCGATCCGGCAGTGGGGCGAGGGGTGCGGGGGCGACAACCCCTTCGTGCTGGTGGACAAGCGGGACCGGAAGCCGGTCCGGCCGCTGGCGTTCCACGCCCACGACGGGCGAGAACTCGGCCCGGACGACATGGAGTTGCGACCCGCCGCCGAGTCCGGCTGCCAGGCCGGGCCGGCGCGGCGGGTCACCCCACCAGCTTCTTGA
- a CDS encoding glucose 1-dehydrogenase encodes MAKKLEGKVAVVTGASKGIGAEIARHLAAEGAAVVVNYASSKAGADKVVADITSKGGKAVAVGGDVAKKPDAEAIIDAAVKNYGRLDVLVNNSGVYEFGAIEQITEEHFHRQFNINVLGLLLVTQAAVKHLKAGGSIINIGSVVTRITPPQSAVYSGTKGAVDAITGVLAKELGPKGIRVNALNPGLIETEGTVTAGVIGSEMEKETVKQAPLGRSGKVDDIAKIAVFLASDDSGWLTGEQLLAGGGVR; translated from the coding sequence ATGGCGAAGAAACTCGAAGGCAAGGTAGCGGTCGTAACGGGCGCGTCGAAGGGCATCGGAGCGGAGATCGCCCGGCACCTCGCGGCCGAAGGGGCGGCCGTGGTGGTCAACTACGCCAGCAGCAAGGCGGGGGCCGACAAGGTCGTGGCCGACATCACGAGCAAGGGCGGCAAGGCGGTTGCGGTCGGCGGGGACGTGGCGAAGAAGCCCGACGCCGAGGCCATCATTGATGCCGCCGTCAAGAACTACGGCCGGCTCGACGTCCTCGTCAACAACTCCGGGGTGTATGAGTTCGGCGCGATCGAGCAGATCACCGAAGAGCACTTCCACCGCCAGTTCAACATCAACGTCCTCGGGCTCCTGCTCGTCACCCAGGCGGCGGTCAAGCACCTCAAGGCCGGCGGCAGCATCATCAACATCGGGTCGGTGGTCACCCGCATTACCCCGCCGCAAAGTGCGGTCTACAGCGGTACGAAGGGGGCGGTGGACGCCATCACCGGCGTGCTGGCCAAGGAACTCGGGCCGAAGGGGATCCGGGTGAACGCCTTGAACCCCGGGCTGATCGAGACCGAGGGCACGGTAACCGCGGGCGTCATCGGGTCGGAGATGGAGAAGGAGACGGTGAAGCAGGCCCCGCTCGGCCGCTCGGGCAAGGTGGACGACATCGCCAAGATCGCGGTGTTCCTCGCCTCCGACGACTCTGGCTGGCTGACCGGCGAGCAACTCCTCGCCGGCGGCGGGGTTCGGTAA
- a CDS encoding glucose 1-dehydrogenase: MAGKLEGKVAVVTGGNSGIGLATAKRFATEGAKVVVTGRRQPELDAAVKEIGHGAIGVRGDVANLADLDRLYATVKEKYGRVDVVFANAGGGEFAPLGQITEEHYAKAFNTNVKGLLFTVQKALPLMPDGGAIVLNASIVSIKGMEAFSVYSATKAAVRSFARSWTNDLKARKIRVNAVSPGPIETPAIDAIAGSEEKSKEFKAGMASQVPLGRMGSPDEIAKVAVFLASDDASYVAGVELFVDGGMAQV; this comes from the coding sequence ATGGCAGGCAAACTCGAAGGCAAGGTCGCGGTGGTCACCGGCGGGAACAGCGGGATCGGGCTGGCGACCGCCAAGCGGTTCGCGACCGAGGGGGCGAAGGTCGTCGTCACCGGCCGCCGCCAGCCCGAACTCGACGCCGCGGTGAAGGAGATCGGGCACGGGGCGATCGGCGTCCGCGGGGACGTGGCGAACCTCGCCGACCTCGACCGGCTGTACGCCACCGTGAAGGAGAAGTACGGGCGGGTGGACGTGGTGTTCGCCAACGCCGGGGGCGGGGAGTTCGCGCCGCTCGGGCAGATCACCGAGGAGCACTACGCCAAGGCGTTCAACACGAACGTGAAGGGGCTGCTGTTCACCGTCCAGAAGGCGCTCCCGCTGATGCCCGACGGCGGGGCGATCGTCCTCAACGCCTCGATCGTGTCGATCAAGGGGATGGAAGCGTTTAGCGTGTACAGCGCGACCAAGGCGGCGGTGCGGTCGTTCGCCCGGTCGTGGACCAACGACCTGAAGGCCCGCAAGATCCGGGTGAACGCGGTCAGCCCGGGGCCGATCGAGACCCCGGCCATCGACGCCATCGCCGGGTCCGAGGAGAAGTCGAAGGAGTTCAAGGCGGGGATGGCGAGTCAGGTGCCGCTCGGCCGGATGGGCTCCCCGGACGAGATCGCCAAGGTGGCCGTGTTCCTGGCCTCGGACGACGCGAGCTACGTGGCCGGGGTGGAGCTGTTCGTGGACGGCGGGATGGCCCAGGTGTAA
- a CDS encoding cupin domain-containing protein, with the protein MNPKIVPAGEGRRLNVLGDNQLVRLTGADTGGSFTLIEQTNPPGVGVPLHAHANEDELLHVLEGAMDLTVGGRTTRAEAGAVVLLPRNVPHAFVTVGPGITRSTVTAFPAGIEHMFEELGALPPGPPVMETVFEICGRYGIRFLQPAEPGDDLAGV; encoded by the coding sequence ATGAACCCGAAAATCGTGCCCGCAGGGGAAGGCCGCCGCCTCAACGTGCTCGGGGACAACCAACTCGTCCGCCTGACCGGCGCCGACACCGGCGGCTCGTTCACCTTGATCGAACAGACCAACCCGCCCGGGGTGGGGGTGCCGCTGCACGCTCACGCCAACGAGGACGAACTGCTCCACGTGCTCGAAGGGGCGATGGACTTGACCGTGGGCGGCCGCACCACCCGGGCCGAGGCCGGGGCGGTGGTGCTGCTGCCGCGGAACGTGCCGCACGCGTTCGTGACCGTCGGGCCGGGGATCACGCGCTCAACGGTCACGGCCTTCCCGGCCGGGATCGAGCACATGTTCGAGGAGTTGGGGGCGCTGCCGCCGGGGCCGCCGGTGATGGAGACGGTGTTCGAGATCTGCGGCCGCTACGGCATCCGCTTCCTTCAGCCCGCCGAACCGGGCGACGACCTGGCGGGCGTGTGA
- a CDS encoding transposase — protein sequence MILPPHQRVPRSQPHAPTDFARQVLEGLPLAHASLALFAYGVPDPVLADLYERHRGRGYEDVVTFAQLVTWIFDALIEHQGSGRQAHLRRHRQPDDGCHEAFYGKLRRIPRGLSEAFLRDVTDRFTALFPEVVAHRLPTSFDRLEVLILDGKSLKKVAKRLVDTRGTPGKLLGGKLLVAYRPRDGLVLDMAADLDGETNEAKLIPDLMPRVHARGGPAKLVVGDRLFCASKHFAEFTKDNGHFVVRYARTLSFEPDPKRPAVTTADPSQRAVVEEWGWAGKPKDKLRRYVRRITVARPVGEAITILTDLLDSAPYPATDLLDLYRIRWTIEGTFQKVTAIFALGRFIGSTPEATVFQASMCFVLANVVQVLQGYVVAKRKVTIDDLSTAQFCTDWHRQLAALKELVEVSMIVSLIPTDQTAESVGTLLDQLLGTMWKPGWDKTRNKAPRAHPHAAKQKGAHTSVQRRRQAHKPNEDP from the coding sequence GTGATTCTGCCACCTCATCAGCGCGTCCCACGCTCCCAACCGCACGCGCCCACGGACTTCGCGCGCCAGGTCCTGGAGGGCCTGCCACTGGCCCACGCGTCGCTCGCACTCTTCGCCTATGGCGTTCCCGACCCGGTCCTCGCGGACCTCTACGAGCGACATCGGGGACGCGGCTATGAGGACGTCGTGACCTTCGCCCAACTGGTCACCTGGATCTTCGATGCGCTCATCGAACACCAGGGCTCGGGGCGGCAGGCCCACCTGCGACGCCACCGGCAACCCGACGACGGGTGCCACGAAGCGTTCTACGGCAAGCTCCGGCGCATCCCCCGGGGCCTGAGCGAAGCGTTCCTGCGGGACGTCACCGACCGGTTCACCGCCCTGTTCCCCGAGGTCGTCGCGCACCGCCTTCCGACCTCCTTCGACCGCCTGGAGGTTCTGATCCTCGACGGCAAGAGTCTCAAGAAGGTGGCCAAGCGACTCGTCGACACGCGGGGCACACCGGGCAAGCTCTTGGGCGGAAAACTGCTCGTGGCGTACCGGCCCCGTGACGGGTTGGTGCTCGACATGGCGGCCGATCTCGATGGCGAAACCAACGAGGCCAAACTGATCCCCGATTTGATGCCCCGAGTGCACGCCCGAGGCGGTCCGGCGAAACTGGTGGTCGGGGATCGGTTGTTCTGTGCGTCGAAGCACTTCGCCGAGTTCACCAAGGACAATGGTCATTTCGTGGTGCGGTACGCGCGGACCCTGTCGTTCGAACCCGACCCGAAGCGCCCCGCGGTCACGACCGCGGACCCATCCCAACGAGCCGTGGTCGAAGAATGGGGGTGGGCCGGGAAGCCCAAGGACAAGCTCCGCCGGTACGTCCGGCGGATCACCGTCGCGCGCCCGGTGGGCGAAGCGATTACAATCCTCACGGACCTGCTCGATTCGGCCCCATACCCGGCGACCGATCTGTTGGACCTGTACCGCATCCGGTGGACCATCGAAGGCACGTTCCAAAAGGTGACGGCGATCTTCGCCCTGGGTCGGTTCATCGGTTCGACACCGGAGGCGACCGTGTTTCAGGCGTCGATGTGTTTCGTCCTCGCGAACGTGGTGCAGGTCCTCCAGGGCTATGTGGTTGCGAAGCGGAAGGTGACCATCGACGACCTCTCGACGGCGCAGTTCTGCACGGACTGGCATCGTCAGTTGGCCGCGCTCAAGGAGTTGGTCGAGGTGTCGATGATCGTGTCCCTGATCCCGACGGATCAGACGGCAGAGAGTGTGGGAACGTTGTTGGATCAGTTATTGGGCACGATGTGGAAGCCGGGCTGGGACAAGACACGCAACAAGGCGCCCCGTGCCCACCCGCACGCCGCGAAACAGAAGGGGGCACACACCTCCGTCCAACGGCGTCGACAAGCCCACAAGCCCAACGAGGATCCCTGA
- a CDS encoding HEAT repeat domain-containing protein: MKPFCALLPLLLGAVPISAAPVPERVPGLVKTLKNGKPGERVVAAELLGDLGPKAEGAVQALVEVIRSTPAPAPIPFADQREWSREEAAADFLLKATWDALERIGPKAVPALTELLTHPDAEIRERASAVLGAIGPGAADAVPALIKCLSEGEHQQVTLNALNALAAIGPKAEAAVPALIKTALDPRAMVPEGELKLPLRNAAAKALVAIGAKALPAVRKDLFPAIIKAIDDADERGWLLSGSGWGNAWSTWAPFGADAAPLVPAIVRYLSRHNQDRLVLSLLKLGPDGQKALAGLLSDKDEQVRKEQLNALCEHAFGTFVSEGGFHCRAEADLRPIARELIPFLADKDYGVRFHALVAINQRCRPAPPEVVRAALPLLNDKEFLSYRDKRYEIDAAAVIGFCGPAAIPKLVEHLQSDDTKLREFAVRALKDLRGPGTEALLPALRERAAGRATRPEMTPLDAAISAVRISLAPKDVELLVPFLKSGDPKERLTALVEFRQLRHLARPHLKHLFPLLRDRNLRWNAALTIDAIDSSDPDVCAALAQWIADYGDRRPLERTDLFAKEIAPAIPAVLKMLEGGRGFDLVQRIGPPAKDAVPLLLSYLTREPTFTAREGFDPNSALRALGTIGPAAKGAVPLIRARLARVEDREKMWCLLCLADIGPGARDAVPELKELLTDPDPRLRLLAACALSKIEADPAAYRATFARAIHERPNSAFWHVPLVLDRIAADCPELVPRAVRGAIPRLNEPHVGWGDFEPEYVTLIPLLKRNALLAKGAVPELVNGLNKPSARGMQPELIGLLGAIGPDAKAALPKLRELRDGAEFEIAIAALEAIQKIEATRAPNALNTTAGPDMK, from the coding sequence ATGAAGCCGTTCTGCGCGCTGCTGCCACTCCTGCTGGGCGCGGTGCCGATTTCGGCGGCTCCCGTTCCGGAACGGGTTCCCGGTCTGGTGAAGACGCTCAAGAACGGCAAACCCGGCGAGCGGGTCGTTGCGGCGGAACTGCTCGGCGACCTCGGACCGAAGGCTGAAGGCGCGGTACAGGCGTTGGTCGAAGTGATTCGCTCCACGCCGGCTCCGGCGCCGATTCCGTTTGCGGACCAACGCGAGTGGTCCCGCGAAGAGGCCGCGGCGGACTTCTTACTCAAAGCGACATGGGACGCACTCGAGCGTATCGGGCCGAAAGCGGTTCCCGCGCTCACGGAATTGCTCACGCATCCGGACGCCGAGATTCGCGAGCGCGCATCCGCGGTACTGGGAGCCATTGGCCCCGGCGCCGCGGATGCGGTGCCGGCACTCATCAAGTGTTTGAGTGAAGGCGAGCACCAACAGGTGACTCTGAACGCGCTGAACGCGCTCGCGGCTATCGGCCCGAAAGCAGAGGCCGCGGTTCCCGCGCTGATCAAAACGGCCCTCGACCCGAGGGCGATGGTTCCCGAAGGGGAGCTGAAGTTGCCGCTGCGTAATGCCGCGGCAAAGGCGCTCGTGGCCATCGGCGCGAAGGCGCTTCCTGCGGTCAGGAAAGACCTGTTCCCGGCAATCATCAAAGCGATTGACGACGCCGACGAACGCGGATGGCTCCTCTCCGGCTCTGGGTGGGGGAACGCGTGGTCCACGTGGGCGCCGTTCGGTGCCGACGCCGCTCCTCTCGTTCCGGCGATCGTGCGGTACCTGAGTCGACATAACCAAGATCGGCTCGTGCTGAGCCTGTTGAAGCTCGGCCCGGACGGACAAAAGGCTCTGGCCGGTCTGCTCTCGGACAAAGACGAACAGGTCCGCAAAGAGCAATTGAACGCGTTGTGCGAGCACGCATTCGGCACTTTCGTATCGGAGGGCGGGTTCCACTGCCGGGCGGAAGCCGACCTCCGACCGATCGCACGGGAACTGATTCCGTTCCTGGCGGACAAGGACTACGGCGTTCGCTTCCACGCACTGGTGGCGATCAATCAACGGTGCCGCCCCGCCCCGCCGGAGGTCGTTAGGGCCGCGCTGCCGCTTCTCAATGACAAGGAATTCCTGAGCTACCGGGACAAACGTTACGAGATCGATGCCGCCGCGGTCATCGGCTTTTGCGGCCCCGCGGCGATTCCAAAGCTGGTGGAACATTTACAGTCGGACGACACAAAGCTGCGCGAGTTCGCGGTACGCGCCCTCAAGGACCTCCGCGGTCCCGGGACCGAAGCGCTGCTCCCCGCACTGCGCGAACGGGCCGCGGGCCGGGCGACGCGCCCCGAAATGACGCCTCTGGATGCCGCGATCTCCGCGGTCCGGATCAGCCTGGCCCCCAAAGACGTTGAACTGCTCGTACCGTTCTTGAAGAGCGGTGACCCGAAGGAACGTCTCACGGCACTTGTCGAATTCCGTCAACTGCGGCACCTCGCGCGCCCGCACCTCAAGCACCTGTTCCCGCTACTGAGGGATCGCAACCTCCGCTGGAACGCGGCGTTAACGATCGACGCCATCGACTCGTCCGACCCGGACGTGTGCGCGGCGCTGGCCCAATGGATCGCCGACTACGGCGACCGCCGCCCGCTTGAACGTACCGACCTGTTCGCAAAGGAAATCGCGCCGGCCATTCCCGCGGTGCTCAAAATGCTCGAGGGCGGGCGCGGTTTCGATTTGGTTCAGCGGATCGGCCCGCCGGCGAAGGACGCGGTTCCGCTCCTGCTGTCGTATCTCACGCGCGAGCCAACTTTTACGGCACGGGAGGGATTCGACCCGAATAGCGCCCTTCGCGCGCTTGGCACGATCGGCCCGGCGGCCAAAGGGGCCGTGCCCCTGATTCGCGCGCGTTTGGCCAGGGTCGAAGACCGGGAGAAGATGTGGTGCCTGTTGTGTCTTGCCGACATCGGACCGGGGGCACGGGACGCGGTGCCGGAACTCAAGGAACTGCTCACCGACCCGGACCCGCGGTTGCGACTGCTCGCGGCCTGCGCGCTCTCGAAAATCGAGGCCGATCCCGCCGCGTACCGGGCAACGTTCGCTCGCGCGATACACGAGCGCCCGAACAGCGCGTTCTGGCACGTGCCGCTGGTGCTCGATCGCATCGCGGCGGACTGCCCGGAGTTGGTGCCGCGCGCCGTTCGCGGCGCCATTCCACGGCTAAACGAGCCGCACGTGGGGTGGGGGGACTTTGAACCGGAGTACGTCACCCTGATACCGCTGTTGAAGCGGAACGCGTTGCTGGCGAAGGGCGCGGTTCCCGAGCTGGTGAACGGCCTGAACAAGCCTTCGGCGAGGGGGATGCAACCGGAACTCATCGGGTTGCTCGGCGCGATCGGTCCGGATGCGAAAGCCGCGCTCCCAAAGTTGCGCGAGTTGCGCGACGGCGCGGAGTTCGAAATCGCCATCGCCGCACTGGAGGCGATTCAGAAGATCGAAGCCACGCGAGCACCGAACGCGCTCAACACCACCGCTGGCCCTGATATGAAGTAG
- a CDS encoding DUF1801 domain-containing protein, with protein sequence MAKQKPVDDVESVLATLEHPQKPAILAIREILLAAPGVTEGVKWNAPSFRTTEWFATFHLRAKAGVQMILHLGAKARAGDGITVVDPGGLLTWLGKDRASVTFADAADVAAKREAFAALIRRWIAHV encoded by the coding sequence GTGGCGAAACAAAAACCGGTCGACGACGTGGAGAGCGTTCTCGCAACCCTGGAGCACCCGCAGAAGCCTGCGATCCTCGCGATCCGCGAAATTCTCCTCGCCGCGCCCGGCGTCACCGAGGGCGTCAAGTGGAACGCGCCCAGCTTCCGCACGACGGAGTGGTTCGCGACGTTCCACCTGCGGGCGAAGGCGGGGGTGCAAATGATCCTCCACCTCGGCGCGAAGGCGCGGGCCGGGGACGGCATCACCGTCGTCGACCCGGGCGGACTGCTCACGTGGCTCGGCAAGGACCGGGCGTCGGTGACGTTCGCGGACGCGGCCGACGTGGCGGCGAAACGAGAGGCGTTCGCGGCGCTGATCCGCCGGTGGATCGCGCACGTTTGA
- a CDS encoding VOC family protein: MPRSVVTQLMFEGKAEEAMNLYVSLFNGSVPAVEKYKAGEHGPEGTIKRAEFTIAGHRLACIDSPMPHAFTFTPSASLFVECADEAELDAAFATLSAGGAVLMPPGGYGFSKKFTWISDRFGVSWQLNLA; this comes from the coding sequence ATGCCGCGAAGTGTCGTCACGCAACTCATGTTCGAGGGCAAGGCCGAAGAAGCGATGAACCTGTACGTTTCGCTCTTCAACGGCTCGGTGCCCGCGGTCGAGAAGTACAAGGCGGGCGAACACGGCCCGGAAGGCACGATCAAGCGGGCCGAGTTCACGATCGCCGGGCACCGGCTCGCCTGCATCGACAGCCCGATGCCGCACGCGTTCACGTTCACCCCGTCCGCCTCCCTGTTCGTCGAATGCGCCGACGAGGCCGAACTGGACGCGGCGTTCGCCACCCTGTCCGCGGGCGGTGCGGTACTGATGCCGCCGGGCGGCTACGGGTTCAGCAAGAAATTCACCTGGATCAGCGACCGCTTCGGGGTGTCGTGGCAGCTCAACTTGGCGTGA
- a CDS encoding DUF434 domain-containing protein — MPDTRKHRGPGPQDPEWFGPDARPALAAAVSDLSWLLSRGYAAPSSLKLVGDRYALVERQRTAVLRSACSDGALAGRRARQVGVAALRGRPLRIDGFNLILTLESALGGGVIIGGRDGSFRDLASVHGTYRKVEETQPALDLAARLLAAWGAGPCTWLLDAPVSNSGRLAEMVRATSPDWAAEVVQNPDAVLVQPGDLVATADAVILDNCGEWVGLAGAMVEAGAPGAFVIDLG; from the coding sequence ATGCCCGATACCCGCAAGCACCGCGGTCCCGGCCCGCAGGACCCGGAGTGGTTCGGCCCCGACGCACGCCCCGCGCTCGCGGCCGCGGTGTCGGACCTGTCGTGGCTGCTGTCGCGCGGGTACGCCGCGCCGTCGTCGCTGAAGCTGGTCGGGGATCGGTACGCGTTGGTGGAGCGCCAGCGAACCGCGGTGCTCCGCTCGGCCTGCTCGGACGGGGCGCTCGCCGGGCGGCGGGCGCGGCAGGTCGGGGTCGCCGCGCTCCGGGGCCGCCCGCTGCGGATCGACGGGTTCAACCTGATCCTCACGCTGGAGTCCGCGCTGGGCGGGGGCGTCATCATCGGCGGGCGGGACGGCTCGTTCCGCGACCTCGCCAGCGTCCACGGCACGTACCGGAAAGTCGAGGAGACGCAGCCGGCGCTCGATCTGGCGGCGCGGCTCCTTGCGGCGTGGGGCGCCGGGCCGTGTACGTGGCTGCTGGACGCGCCGGTTTCGAACAGCGGTCGGCTCGCAGAGATGGTGCGCGCGACGAGCCCCGACTGGGCGGCCGAGGTGGTGCAGAACCCGGACGCGGTACTCGTACAGCCCGGCGACCTGGTGGCTACCGCCGACGCCGTGATCCTCGACAACTGCGGCGAGTGGGTCGGGTTGGCGGGGGCGATGGTGGAAGCCGGCGCACCGGGCGCGTTCGTCATCGATCTGGGGTAA
- a CDS encoding chemotaxis protein CheW — MDTNEAGGPLLLPAGSGQFLTFRLRDEEYGVDLLRVQEIRGYSKVTTIPNTPPDVRGILNLRGAVIPIVDLRARFGLALTECTPFTVIIVVNVADRAVGLLVDAVSDVLNVASQEIVPPPDLGTHVDTSVLTGIARDGQRLVSLINIDRLVGVTSHELAMV, encoded by the coding sequence ATGGATACGAACGAGGCCGGCGGCCCGCTGTTGCTCCCGGCCGGGAGCGGCCAGTTCCTGACGTTCCGGCTGCGGGACGAGGAGTACGGGGTGGACCTGCTGCGGGTGCAGGAGATCCGTGGTTACTCAAAGGTGACCACGATCCCCAACACCCCGCCCGACGTGCGCGGGATACTGAACCTGCGGGGGGCCGTGATCCCGATCGTGGACCTGCGGGCCCGGTTCGGGCTGGCCCTGACCGAGTGCACCCCGTTCACCGTGATCATCGTGGTGAACGTCGCGGACCGGGCCGTGGGGCTCCTGGTGGACGCGGTGAGCGACGTGCTCAACGTGGCGAGCCAGGAAATCGTCCCGCCCCCGGACCTGGGCACCCACGTGGACACCTCGGTGCTCACCGGGATCGCCCGGGACGGGCAGCGGCTCGTGTCCCTCATCAACATCGACCGGCTCGTCGGCGTTACCAGCCACGAGCTTGCGATGGTGTAA